The following coding sequences are from one Eulemur rufifrons isolate Redbay chromosome 13, OSU_ERuf_1, whole genome shotgun sequence window:
- the HNRNPDL gene encoding heterogeneous nuclear ribonucleoprotein D-like: MEVPPRLSHVPPPLFPSAPATLASRSLSHWRPRAPRQLAPLLPSLAPSAARQGARRAQRHVTAQQPSRLAGGAAIKGGRRRRPDLFRRHFKSSSIQRSAAAAAATRTARQHPPADSAAAMEDMNEYSNIEEFAEGSKINASKNQQDDGKMFIGGLSWDTSKKDLTEYLSRFGEVVDCTIKTDPVTGRSRGFGFVLFKDAASVDKVLELKEHKLDGKLIDPKRAKALKGKEPPKKVFVGGLSPDTSEEQIKEYFGAFGEIENIELPMDTKTNERRGFCFITYTDEEPVKKLLESRYHQIGSGKCEIKVAQPKEVYRQQQQQQKGGRGAAASGRGGTRGRGRGQGQNWNQGFNNYYDQGYGNYNSAYGGDQNYSGYGGYDYTGYNYGNYGYGQGYADYSGQQSTYGKASRGGGNHQNNYQPY, translated from the exons ATGGAGGTCCCGCCCCGGCTTTCCCATGTGCCGCCGCCATTGTTCCCCTCCGCTCCCGCTACTTTAGCCTCCCGCAGCCTCTCCCATTGGCGGCCGCGGGCGCCGCGGCAGCTCGCCCCGCTCCTCCCTTCGCTCGCTCCCAGCGCCGCCCGGCAGGGGGCGCGCCGGGCCCAGCGCCACGTCACCGCCCAGCAGCCCTCCCGATTGGCGGGCGGGGCGGCTATAAAGGGAGGGCGCAGGCGGCGCCCGGATCTCTTCCGCCGCCATTTTAAATCCAGCTCCATACAACGctccgccgccgctgccgccgcgaCCCGGACCGCGCGCCAGCACCCCCCTGCCGACAGCGCCGCCGCCATGGAGGACATGAACGAGTACAGCAACATAGAGGAGTTCGCAGAGGGATCCAAGATCAACGCGAGCAAGAACCAGCAGGATGACGG TAAAATGTTTATTGGAGGCTTGAGCTGGGATACAAGCAAGAAAGATCTGACCGAATATTTGTCTCGATTTGGGGAAGTTGTAGACTGCACAATTAAAACAGATCCAGTCACTGGAAGATCACGAGGATTTGGATTTGTGCTTTTCAAAGATGCTGCTAGTGTTGATAAG GTTTTGGAACTGAAAGAACACAAACTGGATGGCAAATTGATAGATCCCAAAAGGGCCAAAGCTTTAAAAGGGAAAGAGCCCCCTAAAAAGGTTTTTGTGGGTGGATTGAGCCCAGATACTTCTGAAGaacaaattaaagaatattttggagCCTTTGGAGAG ATCGAAAATATTGAACTTCCCATGgatacaaaaacaaatgaaagaagaggATTTTGTTTTATCACATACACAGATGAAGAGCCAGTGAAGAAATTGTTAGAAAGCAGATACCATCAAATTGGTTCTGGGAAG TGTGAAATCAAAGTTGCACAACCCAAAGAAGTATATaggcagcaacagcaacaacaaaaagggGGAAGAGGTGCTGCAGCCAGTGGACGAGGTGGTACTAGGGGTAGAGGCCGAG GTCAGGGCCAAAACTGGAACCAAggatttaataattattatgatCAAGGATATGGAAATTACAATAGTGCCTATGGTGGTGATCAAAACTATAGTGGCTATGGCGGATATGATTATACTGGGTATAACTATGGGAACTATGGATATGGACAGGGATATGCAGACTACAGTG gcCAACAGAGCACTTACGGCAAGGCATCTCGAGGGGGTGGCAATCACCAAAACAATTACCAGCCATACTAA